From one Nonomuraea polychroma genomic stretch:
- a CDS encoding DUF1876 domain-containing protein: protein MEYKQWNIQIWISEDDADALTTATAVLFTPDGKRHESVAHARRNPIDRPVPGIGDELAAGRALSELASKLIEDGAKDVAQMAGTAGRAGAL, encoded by the coding sequence ATGGAGTACAAGCAGTGGAACATACAGATCTGGATCAGCGAGGACGACGCCGACGCTCTGACCACGGCCACGGCGGTGTTGTTCACTCCGGACGGCAAGCGGCACGAGAGCGTGGCGCACGCCCGCCGCAACCCGATCGACCGGCCCGTGCCCGGGATCGGGGACGAGCTGGCCGCCGGGCGGGCGCTGTCCGAGCTCGCCTCGAAGCTGATCGAGGACGGCGCGAAGGACGTCGCCCAGATGGCCGGCACGGCCGGACGGGCCGGCGCGCTCTGA